atatttatttttttttatttatacttaaaaatatatattttttttttatttgtacttaaaaatctatatatttttttttatttatacttaaaaatatatttattttttttatttatacttaaaaatatatttattttttaataaaaatttaaattttattatacttattaatgttttgaatatttataacaCCGGGTATTGACATAACTTAATTCAATGAacaacagttaaaaaaaattaattttaacaaacaacgtgcatttcatttcaatatttttgtttttactcgtTTTAAAGCGCGTTTAACAGAAACTATAAAATCTAATTTCagcatttcaaaattttttaaataccatGAAAAGTTGTAGCACAGATGGGTGTTTTTGTTCTTATCTAAAAATGCCTTGTAGAATTCACTCATCTTATCCGCAGAAACATCCCCATTTTTTGCAGCTCCATGCGATTTAACGTACTCTTCCCGTTcctaaaaatttatcaaaatcaatgctttttatgtaaaaatgacGACATACAAAGGTGCCCCAAAAATAACCGaactttataattaaataatacaaattgcAATTTTACAGCATTAAAAGGATACAATCATCCTTTTTCAAACACACTTAACTTTATGTACATCGGATGACAGACGGTTACAATTTCAAGAAAAGAAAAAGTGTGCAGAAAATGACACAAAATCTCTATGTACGCGCTGGTTGATCGTTCCGAACGTTGTATCGAGGCGAATGGTacctattttttgcattttattcaaTGTCCAAAAAGAACGGTTATTTTTATAACACGCCTTGTAATGCTAATAATGGAGTAGAGGAAATACTACATTAATTTTCAGCGCTAAAAATCAATGTGGTTAAGAAAGcatgttcacttaatttcattaaaatatcacatatattaagtaatataaaaaattttacatttgtcAAACATACTCAAGTATGTTCAAAACTAGTTTCCccacaattttattaaacataaaatattaccgATATGAATATATTGTACACTAGAGTAACGATAATCTTTATACCTATTAGAAGAGAACTGAGttaattcgtggatcgatttcaccTATCTTCGTCacaaagcaatgttttgttgttgtagcggttatctaACGGCAGGCCCAGGAATCGTACTGTTTCGCcgaggtcggaccatagggaaggGATGTTAGAGAAGAAAAAGCAGGGTCTAGATATTAaccaaacaacaataataggaGAAGCCAGAAAATGCATACACCAGAGAAACACCACAAGCCAACAGAAAATTCGACGATTACTGGTGGCAATGTCAGTCCCCGTCGACTGATTATGTTTGACCGAGATAAAAACGTATGGTTAAAGAGCtgcatgttgttgttatagcggcaGCAATCTGCCGAATTGACAATCCtcggccggataaaatccgagtCCGTTCAgcttacgtagacccgactgtggTGGAAACGCTGGATATTTTGCATCGACAACGTGCCACATCCAATCCATATCAAATCCCTCTGCACCAAAAACGGCTCATCGTGGACCTCAAACGTGGATGCATCTCAGACCTCTGCACCGATTCCCACAGCACAGGCTCATACACCAATACTTTAATCTCATCAATCACCGCTGTCAGTGAAAGTAACACATTCACCCAAATTTTTAAGGACTTTCCTTTGTTTTGTTGGGCACTCCATTCAAGCACACATCAACCAAACATGCAGTCATGAACTACATTCCGACCACGGAACCACCGTGCGTACAACGAGTCTATCCGCTATACTACGAACggcaaaagaaattgtgactgttacaattctcagtatttttttcacaagaaaatgtttaactcgctgaactggtaattacagctaagtgatctgaattctgaagaattttgccgctacaacaagaagaagaagtgacttgaaaaatatgtgcaaagtgcgttaaatatattatatttgtaaatatatacctaaattattgaaaaaattcaatttccgcTCACAGATttggggtcggctttagaataacgtcacgggctttcggggataaaacgggtatgggcggatagaggagatcctcctgTTCAAGATATaaccgcgggaaacttatagttttcgagatatttacgtttaaagttgaaaatttcaactatttaaagtacgtatttttgcgatttaaaatgaattatacacttacatttttcacttttatatccactaacacttgactaattcgtttttagaaattatttttatattagatgctgcaaaaatagctttatttccatatttaaatcattcttcaattttattaattttgacaataacgaatgtcaaaacatcagtgttgccatactaatatattttgtaaacgaagaaaaataaaataaacagagagattgtaccctagatacaggaaacaacgcaaaaagaagttctgcgcaaaaaaaccttggatcgaccagggttatttttttgaagcgcggccgaaggccgccaaagcaaaaaggagttctgcgcaaaaaaaccttgatacaccccggtgttggaccgaccagggttatttttttttgcagcgcggccgaaggccgccaacgcaaaaagaagttctacaagaaaaaagtaatattgtcatagagggtataacataatacttaacatcaatgctttgtaatagtttatttctctaggttttggattcctgtatttggggtattatctgttttaatttctttcagttcaattacaaaagatgtcgataaggtaacactggttatttgaaattttgcaacccttttgttattgtcagaattaatagaatttaacaataatttaattattgaattaaactatttttgctttatataatgtaaaataaatgtgtacaaacgaattagagcagtgttagtggatatataagtgtataactcaattgaaatggaaaaaatgcgtagtttaaatagtcgaaattttgaactttaaacccaaatatctcgaaaactataagtttcccgcagctatatctatatatgctcttgatctggaggatctcctctatccgcccatacccatttttgTAATACTCGTGCCCAGATTTGTAATactcgcgtcaaaataagacgatttaaagaaaaaaaattgatttttggggacttcttagttgggggacctaaactaagcatttaccaaataatgtctaaaaacgaattagttaagtgttagtggatataaaagtgaaatataataagtttaaacgtaaatatctcgaaaactataagtttcccacggctatatctatatatattgttGATCTCCTCTATCTGCCCATAcacattttatccccgaaatctgcccatacccattttatacccgaaagcctgggacgatATACTAAAGCTGACCCACTAATAATCACTGACAATTGTATCAATAGTTTTGCATTTTCGTTTTACGTAAATAGACCTCAGTAAACTACAATGAGTGAGTGATTTGATGTTATAcgatacatgtatatatgaaacTTTACACAATAATCAAACAATATTACATTACCTGATAGAAGTTCTTATTATGATTTGACCAGAAATCATGATTCCATTTTTCAGCCTCCTCCTGCCTTTGCCTTAGGCGCATTTCCAGGGCTGTTTCATCCTTGGGGATATGTCTAACATAAGGCCGTATATTAGATAACTTGTCGGGCGGACCAACATAGTCCTTTGTTATAGTCCTAGGATCTGGCTTTTcactcaaatcagaaaatttatatttatatcctcGTAGGCTTTTGGAtctacacacattttttaaaagattatctAGTTTCAAAGAATACATAATGATATATTAAAACGACAGTATTACTTGCTGTCTACACAGACAATACTTGTTACTCAATAAAAacaatgttttcaaaataaatatattttaaaaggcaataatatttattagaataaaataaatattgtaacggatttctcgataaatcgtctacctgtaactcactcttgagttcgatcacctggattgttaaataaaagtcccaatttaatggctacacacttatctttatttctaattccaataacttaacacttattgctcgttattcgagcttacaacttcttgcttatagcttaattgctcttatcacgacaacactctaactagaaccgGAGAACGTAtatccagagaacttagaacaatgagaaggtgcaaattgaattttgtatgatgctcgattggttggctgaaaatttgagatcaaggagttcaccactttctgtatagttttgctgttatttaacagaaatgagaatttttaacaaagttctctgacaaaatacgtatctaccaatataaagagaaaaatgaaatgaaatgaatgagaaaacaagaaatacaaatgccacttcacatatgcatgattattttttgccatataaacgatttttatgatgaaaaattgataaattattatttttttgcacaaatgctacattgataaaatgtgaaagattatgcaaaaaatgatattttactattttcataattttctaatttcaatttttacagaattaataatttatgtatgtacatcaatatgttatattatataatataataatatattatcaattatcaataaatacatgtgagcgcactgctctatatgtaagtatgtatgtacaaatatgcatatgacattgcaaaataagtaatacatacgcaaatccacatatatacatatatatgcgtacaaatgtaagtatgtgagccaatagaaaaaatacaaacattgttgtacaaaaacaacaattgtctcaaatagcatcagcaccagaaatcaatatggcagccaaattgacaaatcctaaatttgtagtaaatcacacaccaacaacattttcattcatgaacgctggcgcacaagcaataagctaagtcgtttcattcataaaagcaaacgccttacacatctccccgagcatgcgtttgcctacaagcgtcttttcgcgacgatggcaaaagctaaaaatcataaattgaacaaattactgatattccctctagaagggaaaagtgacaacccctcaaatatgagtattaaaatattttagaataaaagtgacaacatagtaaatttgtcgatttacaattcaagaaactttttaaagaaaatattcaatattcctctgatttatgtatacagtaaaccccggttaagtatcactcctccaatccctcttatctgccggtgtcttgctgcatctcactttttttttcttaattttttaaagaaaacggtaattcttttttaaatacatagaaataatttttttttggtaccactcgcttaagtaccacaatcgcttatgtactacaaagcacaaaaaatctgcatctttggttttggcacttaaccgggattgactgtatttgtcaaagaatttacgtaagtacgttcgaattttttgtacacacattgactttgcacttgcccatatgcgatgtatgtttgtaagagtgtgtatggcacatctcggattttctaccaacaacacaatgttgtgacgctttgtcgtcgcgtcagttcttcgacagattgactttttgacctaaaagcaaaaaatgtgtcaacggagatttcacatgaagtaatgagtgtacatatctacataaaaatacatacaaatgtgtaaacgacataatatatgtatgtcctgttacatatgtttacacatgcatttgaaaagaaaaattgaagcatgaatgtgaaataccaacggcaaaacacaattctgtacttttatgactccataatggtgtcaagtacaattaatgaaatattttaagaaatatatcaaaatactttattagtaataatttaaaagttttgatatataacataaaataatttaaaaaataataaataatagttcaactaaagggaatatatttcaaatggcatatcaacattcccagtttggcatacatattatattctcttcaatattcgccgtttggttatgttaagagagcgtatgtttacagattcaccgctgttataaaagcgagaaatgttatttgtttctcgtgcatatgtggtgaactccttgataaattcctacaaattgttcgctgtcgaacctgcaccttctcattgttttatgTTCTCtggtatatcatagagaaggttcatggtgtgccgattgtcaaaatgttcctcttgacggagggttactcgccaacattagtgaatttcaccacaaacaaattataagctgatttcaccagaattttacccctgcggagcacaaaatagcagaattgagcattttgaatgttaaaagagaaaaatattgctaaattcaatgttaagaaatgtacgcttacatattctatatttacaatgcgcaaacgaatttacatataattttaagatattctgcatatacagggcggctcacgaatcgtgctacaagaataaaccgtaataagtttctttttaatcaatgcattacattaattttttttgtattgtatagaaaatcttattttattttatacaattaattattcctccatgctcagccacgcatatgcgacacctaattagaaaattaatgcgggctggagggttcgtcgggattgcctcaaatatctatttaatggactgcttcagttcagttcaGTCATACAGTcagcttgacataaccccataagaaaagaccaagcggtcgcaaatattcttatacatataatatatatgtaagtatatgtataattatgtgtgcatgtaaacaaatatgaaagtacccattataattgttaatttgtctatatgcaacgtatgtatgtaaatatgtacactcattgtttcatgggatatcagaaccatacacactcttacaaacatacatcgcatatggcaattgcaaaatcaacccttttTCATAttcaacgtggcatgcgtaaatggaaacaaagtcaaaaagtcatgtgcatatatacgggcagatgtgtgtacaaaaaattcgcatatttacatacgcagattctttgacaaatacagtcaaacccagttaagtgccaaaaccaaagttgcagattttgtgtgctttgtagtacataagcgattgtggtacttatgcgactggtaccaaaaaaataatttctatgtatttaaaaaaaaattaacgttttccttaaaaaattaagaaaaaaataacgtGAGAtacagcaagacacaggcagataagagggattggaggagtgatacttaaccggggcttactgtatacataaatcagaggaatattgaatattttctttaaaaagtttcttgaattgtaaatcgacaaatatactatgttgtcacttttattctaaaatattttaatactcatatttgaggggttgtcacttttcccttctagagggaatatcagaaatttgttcaatttatgatttttagcttttgccatcgtcgtgaaaagacgcttgtgggcaaaagcatgctcggggggatgtgagggtatctgtttttatgaatgaagcgaggttgcttgttaaaagtacgcctgcgttcatgaatgaaaatgttgttgttgttgtcaatttactataaatttgggcttcgcctatttggaagaaacaatgtttgtagtttttgcaggtgacatatatacatgtgtacggatattcatatgtatgtaggttggtttgtgaatgcattatttgttggcaatgttatatatatatacatacatatatatgttgacatataaatcaatgtgcgcacatatagcagagaatgttaatatatgaatatttatatatttattaacattctcttcATATAGTgaattgataagtgataaattatgatttgaatttctgaatgcgtacattcaaatgcgcatgttcaaataaatgtacatatgactgtataagattaatatgataaaagatatacaattatataagaatgcatattatgtaaaaactatataatattattaaatgcccaaattgactataaatattatttcgaaattccataatttaatagatcttatcagttttgcatgcattcataaaaattcgcaaaatgatattcatatcaataaatatgattgcatataaacgtataaaaatataagccaaaaggctaacatgcagctgtaatatcaaagcaagtctctgagcataattttcattgaattcgcagctctgttcactctccactgtaaaatttctccttccgagccagatttcaaccttctctatgatatacgttctctgctagaactgtgtttgctgcacaatccggcagcccttatatagtaaatctgtaacaaaacattgcttctagaacattctggcaactacgaattcgttaactagttgcttctggcagtttatcgttgattcgattttgttctattatccgtgttcgtcacaatatacaataattagAATAACTATTTTCTGGAATATGGTTAGCCTGATAAATATTggcaataattattatttttgtaacgaATAGGGATGCCAGTAATTGAAACGACGATAAATTACCATAACCAGACAGCGAAATTCGCATCTAGGAGAATGTTCGAGTGGGGAGTTCATGATGCGAGCCActctcattttccctaatttttctgtcattctctttccctgattattaagatTAGGGATTTTTGAACAACTGATAACCAAAGGAAATTTTCAAAGAACGACACATATACTTTCAACAACGTGTAactaaggtttttttttgctaatgcaatttaaaacgttaatcataaaaccatgatatttATTCTAAGTTATatgatgttttcaaaattttattatatgaatacacgtatttattgatgtacatattatatatgcgttACATAGGCCTTCGAGTAACCGAGCACCTAAAAATattatcgaaatgcaaaatactcaaaagttatttttaaaataccgaatccattttctttcgaaagtggcatgattgacaaatgttataaaaatgtgggttttgacagctctctctcgaatTAAAGAGTTTCATATCATgtcaaggatgaaatgatgcgaaaCTCGATCAAATTTATTGCTGCCAAGGTAAATTCGGTGCGAAAGCAACTAAATGCCCAGAGCCGtgtaattttgtattattaatgaAAGCTTTATAGGACCGCTCGGCTG
The sequence above is drawn from the Bactrocera oleae isolate idBacOlea1 chromosome 5, idBacOlea1, whole genome shotgun sequence genome and encodes:
- the LOC138857372 gene encoding COA8 family protein CG14806, mitochondrial-like; this translates as MYSLKLDNLLKNVCRSKSLRGYKYKFSDLSEKPDPRTITKDYVGPPDKLSNIRPYVRHIPKDETALEMRLRQRQEEAEKWNHDFWSNHNKNFYQEREEYVKSHGAAKNGDVSADKMSEFYKAFLDKNKNTHLCYNFSWYLKNFEMLKLDFIVSVKRALKRVKTKILK